The genomic region CGGCCTGGCTGTAACCCGGGGACCGGGGTTGGTAGGTTCGCTTCTGGTAGGCTTATCTTTTGCCAAGGCCCTCGCCTGGGCCCGTAAGCTTCCTTTTGTTGGCGTCAATCATTTAGAAAGTCATATCGCGGCGATTTTCCTGGCTGACCGTAAACCGGAATTTCCCTTTGCGGCGCTGGTCGTCTCGGGTGGTCATACGGCCGTTTATCATGTCCGTGATTTCAATAGCCTCAAAATACTCGGGCAGACGAGGGATGATGCGGCCGGAGAGGCATTTGACAAAGCGGCCAAAATGCTCGGGATTGGCTATCCGGGCGGCATCGTAATAGACCGTTTGGCTAAAGAGGGAAACATGGCGGCCTTTGCATTCCCACGGGCCATGAAAGACAGCCTTGACTTTAGCTTCAGTGGGCTTAAGACATCCCTGCTGGAGGTATTGAAGAAACGCGGCCAAGCCTTTGCCGGCGAGGAATTAGCTCATTTGGCCGCCAGTTACCAGGAGGCAATTGTGGACGTGTTAGTGGCCAAGACCATGAAAGCAGCCGCAGTATCCGGCTTAAAACAAATAGTGGTCTGTGGTGGCGTGGCCTGCAATAGCCGCTTACGTGCAAGATTTCATGAACAGGCGGGTGCAGCAGGAAGCGAACTGTTTTTGCCCGCTCCGATTTTATGTTCCGATAATGCCGCCATGGTTGCTGTATTAGGCACTCATTTGCTTAAAAGGGGTTGCGCCGATTCCTGGGACCTGAATGCCGTCTCGCGCTGGCCCCTTCAGAAGGAGTTGCCATGAAGCTGAGCCATCACGCAAAGAAATGGTATCAACAGTTCATCAGTCTCAAAGGGAAGCCGCGCGACCTTGCCTTCGGGTTGGCGATTGGCGTTTTTATCGGTGTCACTCCCACCATCCCGCTTCACACGCTCTTGATTGTGTTGATTTGTTTTCTACTGAAAAAGAACATTACGGCTGCTTGTCTTGGTTCCTGGTTAATTTCCAATCCGCTTACGATTCCCTTTTTTTATGTGACTCAATATCGTTTGGGAAAATGCCTCCTGGGCAATGGTTATCCGCGCTGCTTAATTCAGGAATATTCATTGTTGCACTTAATCCAAAGGGGGTGGGATATGATTCTCCCGTTGCTTATCGGCGGAATCATTATGGCCCCTTTTTTTGCCGTGCCTACATATTTCATCGCCCATAAAATTCTGATAGCCGTTAGGAAGAATAGCCATGACCACGGTGCGGAGCATCCTTAGAGACAGCGGAATGCGCCCCCGAAAGTGCCTGGGGCAGTCTTTTCTGGAAGATAAAAACGTCATTAGTAAAATCATATT from Deltaproteobacteria bacterium harbors:
- the tsaD gene encoding tRNA (adenosine(37)-N6)-threonylcarbamoyltransferase complex transferase subunit TsaD, with protein sequence MLVLGIESSCDETAAAVVKDGQTLLSNVIASQIATHSRYGGIVPEIASRKHAEMIGPVVFQAMEDAGAAWDDLSGLAVTRGPGLVGSLLVGLSFAKALAWARKLPFVGVNHLESHIAAIFLADRKPEFPFAALVVSGGHTAVYHVRDFNSLKILGQTRDDAAGEAFDKAAKMLGIGYPGGIVIDRLAKEGNMAAFAFPRAMKDSLDFSFSGLKTSLLEVLKKRGQAFAGEELAHLAASYQEAIVDVLVAKTMKAAAVSGLKQIVVCGGVACNSRLRARFHEQAGAAGSELFLPAPILCSDNAAMVAVLGTHLLKRGCADSWDLNAVSRWPLQKELP
- a CDS encoding DUF2062 domain-containing protein, with the protein product MKLSHHAKKWYQQFISLKGKPRDLAFGLAIGVFIGVTPTIPLHTLLIVLICFLLKKNITAACLGSWLISNPLTIPFFYVTQYRLGKCLLGNGYPRCLIQEYSLLHLIQRGWDMILPLLIGGIIMAPFFAVPTYFIAHKILIAVRKNSHDHGAEHP